One stretch of Labrenzia sp. CE80 DNA includes these proteins:
- a CDS encoding GMC family oxidoreductase, with protein sequence MATEREKLHFEAKQDPSALPFSVYAERSSTGYDFIIIGAGSAGCIVAAELAAGAPASSILLIESGPPVASTNQTVWDPRNWVLVSQESDLEWGYRSTPQAGLDNRVIPMGRAKGIGGCAIHNAMVYVRGGRIGFDRWAEEGNIGWDYDSVLPLFEELESRIEINTIPDMKDPFIADLIVSCNNLGLPFVSNYNVNCDEPCVSFMQFAIDSQTRRETTASTFLGTVPSNVKILTNQTVQSVCIDPTTKTATSVIAMDNDSGEMTTYSADREIVLSAGAIGSPHILMLSGVGPFGELSTHGIDIIQDLPGVGQNLQDDLYVTSFFKSKQPMPDQPFGLMGAVIFGQAKGSDPALGTDIECSLASGQMRGLNLPQDDLPSYLIYPNIQLLESRGTVTLTGRNPYWSPSINPNYLSAPGDLGKCVDALELALEIGRSQWMGNWYENTLMPTTTNLEDYVRKTAGTCYHYAGTCKMGPSSDETAVVAPDLKVHGIENLRVIDASIIPTTVSGNTAGATMMIALKGSRMILAEC encoded by the coding sequence ATGGCTACAGAACGTGAAAAACTGCACTTCGAAGCAAAACAAGATCCATCTGCACTCCCATTTTCAGTTTACGCTGAAAGATCGTCAACTGGCTATGACTTCATCATCATTGGTGCGGGATCAGCAGGCTGTATTGTCGCGGCAGAACTTGCCGCTGGCGCACCTGCCAGCAGCATCTTATTGATCGAATCCGGCCCACCCGTCGCGTCCACCAATCAAACAGTCTGGGATCCAAGAAACTGGGTACTCGTGTCGCAAGAGTCTGATTTGGAATGGGGCTACCGGTCCACGCCACAAGCCGGGCTCGACAACAGGGTGATACCAATGGGTCGTGCCAAGGGTATTGGCGGATGCGCGATCCACAACGCGATGGTCTATGTGCGCGGGGGCCGGATCGGCTTTGACCGCTGGGCCGAAGAGGGCAACATCGGATGGGACTATGACAGCGTCCTGCCGCTTTTCGAGGAGCTGGAAAGCCGGATCGAGATCAACACGATTCCCGATATGAAGGATCCGTTCATCGCTGATTTGATTGTGTCCTGCAACAATCTCGGACTCCCGTTTGTTTCCAACTACAATGTCAATTGCGATGAACCTTGCGTCTCTTTCATGCAGTTTGCCATTGATTCCCAAACACGGCGGGAAACCACGGCCAGCACGTTTTTGGGAACAGTCCCAAGCAATGTAAAGATCTTGACCAATCAGACGGTTCAGAGTGTTTGTATCGACCCCACAACGAAGACGGCGACATCCGTCATCGCAATGGACAATGATTCCGGGGAAATGACGACCTATTCCGCAGATCGGGAAATTGTCTTGTCAGCCGGGGCCATTGGTAGTCCGCACATTCTTATGCTGTCCGGTGTCGGCCCATTTGGTGAATTGAGCACCCATGGCATCGATATAATTCAGGACTTGCCCGGTGTCGGTCAAAACTTGCAAGATGACCTTTACGTCACGTCTTTTTTCAAGAGCAAGCAACCAATGCCGGATCAGCCGTTCGGTCTGATGGGAGCCGTGATTTTCGGCCAAGCCAAAGGTAGTGATCCTGCACTCGGCACCGACATTGAATGCTCCCTAGCGAGCGGGCAGATGCGCGGGTTAAACCTTCCTCAGGATGACTTGCCTTCCTATTTGATTTACCCGAACATTCAGCTGTTGGAGAGCCGCGGAACCGTCACACTGACCGGAAGGAATCCGTACTGGTCTCCGTCAATCAACCCCAACTACCTGAGTGCGCCTGGTGATCTTGGCAAGTGCGTCGATGCTCTGGAGCTAGCCCTGGAAATTGGCCGATCCCAGTGGATGGGCAATTGGTATGAGAACACCCTGATGCCTACCACTACCAATTTGGAGGACTATGTGCGCAAGACGGCAGGTACCTGCTATCACTATGCTGGTACCTGCAAAATGGGGCCGTCTTCTGATGAAACTGCGGTTGTGGCGCCGGATCTCAAAGTGCATGGCATTGAGAACCTTCGGGTGATTGACGCCTCAATCATTCCGACCACGGTTTCAGGTAACACTGCAGGGGCGACCATGATGATTGCGCTGAAGGGCAGTCGAATGATCCTGGCAGAGTGCTAA
- a CDS encoding ATP-binding protein, with product MTGGHFHIVAGKIASGKSTLASRLVADKATVLISEDEWLAALYGPEMASIKDYVRCSARLRTVMEPHLVALLGTGLSVVLDFPANTPETRRWMKRVIDESGCNHTLHYLNVPDEVCRQRLQDRNAAGGHQFTVSDEQFEAISRHFMPPSAHEGFMVREHTVD from the coding sequence ATGACAGGCGGGCACTTTCATATTGTGGCTGGCAAGATAGCGTCAGGAAAATCAACGCTGGCCAGTCGCCTTGTAGCTGATAAAGCGACAGTGCTGATCAGCGAGGATGAGTGGCTCGCGGCTCTTTACGGTCCGGAGATGGCGAGCATCAAGGACTATGTTCGCTGCTCAGCACGCCTTCGCACCGTCATGGAGCCGCATTTGGTCGCTTTGCTTGGGACCGGCCTATCCGTTGTGCTCGACTTTCCGGCGAACACGCCAGAAACGCGCCGCTGGATGAAGCGGGTGATTGACGAGAGCGGCTGCAATCACACGCTTCACTATCTCAATGTGCCCGATGAGGTTTGCAGACAAAGGCTGCAGGATCGCAACGCGGCTGGCGGTCACCAATTCACCGTCAGTGACGAGCAGTTTGAGGCGATCTCTCGTCATTTCATGCCACCGAGCGCGCACGAGGGATTTATGGTGCGAGAGCACACAGTTGACTGA
- the glnA gene encoding type I glutamate--ammonia ligase: protein MTTASEVLKEIKEKDVKFVDLRFTDPRGKMQHVTFDVALIDEDMFAEGTAFDGSSIAGWKAINESDMMMVLDPETAHIDPFFAQTTMAIFCDIVDPITGEAYNRDPRMTAKKAEAYVKSGGFGDTVYFGPEAEFFMFDDVRFAADPYNTGFKLDSTELPTNMDAEYETGNLGHRVRTKGGYFPVPPIDSAQDIRSEMLSVMAEMGVPTEKHHHEVASAQHELGMKFDTLTKCADSMQVYKYVVHQVAHAYGKTTTFMPKPVFGDNGTGMHCHQSIWKDGEPTFAGNQYADLSESCLYYIGGILKHAKALNAFTNPSTNSYKRLVPGYEAPVLLAYSSRNRSASCRIPFTSSPKAKRIEVRFPDPTANPYLCFSALLMAGLDGIKNKIHPGEAMDKNLYDLPAEELAEIPTVCGNLREALESLDADREFLKAGGVFDDDQIDAYIELKMEEVERYEMTPHPVEFDMYYSV, encoded by the coding sequence ATGACCACCGCCTCTGAGGTCCTTAAGGAAATCAAGGAAAAGGACGTAAAATTCGTCGACCTGCGCTTCACCGACCCGCGCGGCAAGATGCAGCACGTCACCTTCGACGTTGCTCTCATCGATGAAGACATGTTCGCCGAAGGCACTGCATTCGACGGATCTTCCATCGCTGGCTGGAAGGCCATCAACGAGTCCGACATGATGATGGTTCTCGATCCTGAAACCGCTCATATCGATCCCTTCTTCGCCCAGACCACCATGGCGATCTTCTGCGACATCGTTGACCCGATCACCGGCGAAGCGTACAACCGCGATCCGCGCATGACGGCCAAAAAGGCTGAAGCCTACGTCAAGTCCGGCGGTTTCGGCGACACCGTCTACTTCGGCCCGGAAGCCGAGTTCTTCATGTTCGACGATGTCCGCTTCGCGGCTGACCCTTACAACACCGGCTTCAAGCTCGACAGCACCGAACTGCCGACCAACATGGATGCCGAATACGAAACCGGAAACCTCGGCCACCGTGTTCGCACCAAGGGCGGCTACTTCCCGGTTCCGCCGATCGACAGCGCTCAGGACATTCGCTCCGAAATGCTGTCCGTCATGGCTGAAATGGGCGTTCCGACCGAAAAGCACCACCACGAAGTGGCCTCTGCACAGCATGAGCTGGGCATGAAGTTCGACACGCTGACCAAGTGCGCCGACAGCATGCAGGTTTACAAGTACGTCGTTCATCAGGTCGCACATGCCTACGGCAAAACGACAACTTTCATGCCGAAGCCGGTCTTTGGAGACAACGGCACCGGCATGCACTGCCACCAGTCGATCTGGAAGGACGGCGAGCCGACCTTTGCAGGCAACCAGTACGCAGACCTTTCCGAGAGCTGCCTCTACTACATCGGCGGCATTCTGAAGCACGCCAAGGCGCTGAACGCCTTCACAAACCCGTCGACCAACTCCTACAAGCGTCTGGTCCCGGGTTACGAAGCACCGGTTCTGCTGGCTTACTCCTCACGTAACCGTTCGGCTTCCTGCCGTATCCCGTTCACGTCTTCTCCGAAGGCGAAACGCATTGAGGTCCGTTTCCCGGATCCGACGGCGAACCCTTACCTCTGCTTCTCCGCGCTTCTGATGGCTGGCCTTGACGGTATCAAGAACAAGATCCATCCGGGCGAAGCCATGGACAAGAACCTCTACGATCTGCCGGCTGAAGAACTGGCCGAGATTCCGACGGTTTGTGGCAACCTGCGTGAAGCTCTGGAAAGCCTCGATGCTGACCGTGAGTTCCTCAAGGCCGGCGGCGTGTTCGATGACGACCAGATCGATGCCTACATCGAACTGAAGATGGAAGAAGTCGAGCGGTACGAAATGACACCGCATCCGGTCGAATTCGACATGTACTACTCCGTCTAA
- a CDS encoding P-II family nitrogen regulator — translation MKKIEAIIKPFKLDEVKEALQEVGLQGITVTEAKGFGRQKGHTELYRGAEYVVDFLPKVKVEIVLTGDMVEKAVEAIRSAAQTGRIGDGKIFVSNIEEAVRIRTGESGEDAI, via the coding sequence ATGAAGAAGATCGAGGCGATCATTAAGCCCTTCAAGTTGGATGAAGTGAAGGAAGCTCTCCAGGAGGTTGGTCTCCAGGGCATCACTGTGACCGAAGCCAAGGGCTTTGGGCGCCAGAAGGGCCACACCGAACTCTACCGCGGCGCAGAATATGTCGTCGATTTTCTGCCCAAGGTGAAAGTCGAGATTGTGCTGACAGGCGATATGGTGGAAAAGGCTGTTGAGGCCATTCGCTCGGCCGCCCAGACCGGCCGCATCGGCGACGGCAAGATTTTTGTTTCCAATATCGAGGAAGCAGTGCGTATCCGGACGGGTGAGTCCGGCGAAGACGCGATCTGA
- a CDS encoding NAD(P)H-hydrate dehydratase — protein MDDIAMVHASVLLTSVQMGQADMMTIASGTPGIILMERAGGHVARVASEMCPPQGRIAIVCGPGNNGGDGFVAARHLHQAGHTVDVLLLKDPAGLKGDAAIAYEQMGLPAQVFEPAGLEEKLSGCNLIIDALFGAGLDRSLEGNAAAFADCINKSGLPVLSVDLASGVNGSTGEVGGTAVQAARSVTFFRCKPGHYLLPGRDLCGDVSCVDIGIPQSVLPEIGPLTFLNEPPLWREAWQVPVRTGHKYDRGHAVVFSGPMSSTGAARLAAGASLRAGAGLVTLASPPSAMMVNASHLTAVMLSAVRGIGGISDLLADKRLNSLLIGPGYGVGDDTSEAVSTLLNSESAVILDADALTSHQNAPEALFAQIKGREAAVVLTPHDGEFARLFPDLVAMDKLTRARCAAERSGAVVLLKGADTVIASPDGRAAINANAPPWLATAGSGDVLAGVICGLLAQKLPAFEAATMAAWLHGAAGEQAGAGLIAEDLAPAMRPVIARLVEKP, from the coding sequence ATGGATGACATCGCAATGGTGCACGCTAGCGTGCTTTTGACGTCGGTGCAAATGGGGCAAGCCGACATGATGACCATCGCGTCGGGCACGCCGGGTATCATTCTGATGGAGAGAGCGGGTGGTCATGTCGCGCGGGTGGCCTCAGAGATGTGCCCACCGCAGGGGCGCATAGCGATCGTCTGTGGTCCGGGCAACAATGGCGGCGACGGGTTCGTCGCTGCGCGCCATCTGCATCAGGCAGGACATACAGTTGATGTCCTGCTTCTGAAGGACCCAGCTGGCCTGAAGGGCGATGCAGCGATCGCTTATGAGCAGATGGGTCTGCCTGCCCAGGTCTTCGAGCCGGCTGGGCTGGAAGAAAAGCTGTCAGGCTGCAATCTGATCATCGATGCGCTCTTTGGGGCAGGGCTGGACCGATCCTTGGAGGGCAATGCCGCAGCATTCGCTGATTGCATCAACAAAAGCGGTCTTCCGGTTCTGTCCGTCGATCTTGCGTCCGGTGTGAACGGGTCGACAGGAGAAGTGGGAGGTACTGCCGTTCAAGCCGCGAGAAGCGTCACTTTCTTTCGATGCAAGCCTGGACACTATCTGCTGCCTGGTCGGGACCTTTGTGGCGACGTCTCCTGTGTCGATATCGGTATTCCGCAGAGCGTTCTGCCAGAAATCGGACCGCTGACGTTTCTCAATGAGCCGCCTCTGTGGCGGGAAGCCTGGCAGGTTCCAGTCAGGACCGGGCATAAGTATGATCGCGGCCACGCTGTGGTCTTCAGTGGGCCCATGTCGTCCACGGGTGCCGCGCGTCTAGCTGCTGGTGCGAGCCTCAGGGCAGGAGCCGGACTTGTTACACTTGCATCGCCCCCCTCTGCCATGATGGTCAACGCCAGCCATCTGACCGCGGTCATGTTGAGTGCCGTCAGGGGGATCGGTGGCATCTCCGATTTGCTGGCCGACAAGCGCCTGAATTCCTTGCTGATTGGCCCAGGCTATGGTGTTGGCGATGACACCTCGGAAGCAGTTTCTACCCTTCTGAATTCCGAGAGCGCGGTTATTCTGGATGCCGATGCGCTGACGAGTCACCAAAATGCGCCAGAGGCGCTTTTCGCACAGATCAAGGGTCGTGAAGCAGCTGTCGTTTTAACGCCTCACGACGGCGAATTTGCCCGCTTGTTTCCGGATCTTGTTGCCATGGACAAGCTGACACGAGCACGCTGCGCTGCTGAGCGCTCAGGCGCGGTTGTTCTTCTGAAAGGCGCGGACACGGTGATTGCGAGCCCGGATGGCAGGGCGGCTATCAATGCCAACGCGCCACCCTGGCTGGCGACGGCGGGATCGGGCGATGTGCTGGCCGGTGTGATCTGCGGGTTGCTTGCCCAGAAACTGCCGGCCTTCGAGGCGGCGACGATGGCAGCATGGCTTCATGGGGCTGCTGGGGAGCAGGCTGGTGCTGGCCTGATTGCAGAAGACCTCGCGCCTGCTATGCGTCCTGTGATTGCTAGACTTGTGGAAAAGCCCTGA
- a CDS encoding CBS domain-containing protein, with the protein MPSSYQAPSRKDKASAETFSQSAQTNTSKETATVQKILDNKGKGVFSIGPQSTLHEAVELLRDKHIGALPVLDSQGSLLGILSERDIVRRLADTPGQTLGQKVEEIMTRKVEVCEPSEALISVLRRMTEGRFRHMPAVFGDKVVGMVTIGDVVNYRLNELEYEALQLKQLIVG; encoded by the coding sequence ATGCCCAGTTCTTACCAAGCACCAAGCCGCAAGGACAAGGCGTCGGCTGAGACTTTCAGCCAAAGCGCGCAAACAAATACATCAAAAGAAACAGCGACGGTTCAAAAGATTCTCGACAACAAGGGAAAGGGTGTCTTTTCCATCGGTCCTCAAAGCACCCTTCATGAGGCTGTAGAGCTTCTACGCGACAAACATATAGGCGCCCTGCCCGTCCTGGATTCGCAAGGCAGCCTGCTCGGCATTCTGTCAGAGCGCGACATCGTACGCCGCCTTGCGGATACACCCGGTCAGACGCTTGGACAAAAGGTCGAGGAAATCATGACCCGTAAGGTGGAGGTGTGTGAGCCTTCAGAGGCTCTCATCTCAGTCTTGAGGCGCATGACCGAAGGGCGTTTCCGGCACATGCCAGCCGTATTCGGAGACAAGGTTGTCGGCATGGTGACCATTGGCGACGTCGTGAACTACAGGCTGAACGAACTCGAATACGAAGCGCTCCAGCTCAAACAACTGATCGTAGGCTGA
- the nqrM gene encoding (Na+)-NQR maturation NqrM: MQTFVLTFSLLITVVLGMALGVIFSGRRIKGSCGGLNAITDADQCLVCKKEIDPDSPLRERLLCPRAKKALAEMEG; encoded by the coding sequence ATGCAGACCTTTGTGTTGACTTTTTCACTCCTGATCACGGTGGTGCTGGGCATGGCGCTCGGCGTCATATTTTCAGGACGTAGAATCAAAGGCAGCTGCGGTGGACTGAACGCAATTACCGATGCAGACCAGTGCCTTGTCTGCAAAAAGGAAATCGATCCTGACAGCCCGCTGCGCGAGCGATTGCTTTGCCCACGGGCGAAAAAGGCACTTGCAGAAATGGAAGGCTAA
- a CDS encoding FAD:protein FMN transferase, with protein sequence MMNFSRRSFILMSLALAACKRGADVLELDGSTMGTSYSIKAIDHDGNVDVAALKQAVAKSLAGVNAQMSNWDPNSEVSRFNSSYSSETIGVSQDLAYVINAAEDVKRASDGQFDVTLGPVIEAWGFGANGGSARARPSMQEIADAMHSTGQLSVSGTSVKKANPDTQIFLPSIGKGYGVDKLATTLKGFGLTDFMVEIGGDLYVAGLNADGMRWQIGIESPDSLSHQAYQIADISNLGMATSGDYRNYFEEDGTRYSHIIDSHTGKPISHRTASVTVVAENTMLADAWSTAMLALGTDRGLEIANRLDLAVLFIDRNANSGSNGFASTASNRFASLKA encoded by the coding sequence ATGATGAATTTCTCTCGACGCAGCTTTATCTTGATGTCGCTTGCTTTGGCTGCATGTAAGCGCGGCGCGGATGTTCTCGAACTCGATGGTTCGACCATGGGCACGAGCTACTCGATCAAAGCCATCGACCACGACGGAAATGTTGACGTGGCAGCCCTCAAACAGGCAGTTGCCAAGAGCCTGGCAGGCGTGAACGCTCAGATGTCGAACTGGGATCCTAATTCCGAGGTGTCCCGCTTCAATTCATCATACAGCTCTGAAACAATTGGCGTTTCTCAGGATCTGGCTTATGTGATTAACGCCGCCGAGGATGTAAAACGTGCCAGCGACGGTCAATTTGACGTCACACTTGGACCGGTCATCGAAGCTTGGGGCTTCGGCGCAAACGGCGGATCGGCCAGAGCTCGGCCAAGCATGCAAGAAATTGCCGATGCCATGCACTCAACCGGACAGCTTAGCGTCAGTGGCACAAGCGTCAAAAAAGCCAATCCTGACACCCAGATTTTCTTGCCGTCGATTGGCAAGGGCTATGGCGTCGATAAGCTCGCAACCACTCTCAAAGGCTTTGGCCTGACCGATTTCATGGTCGAAATTGGCGGCGACCTATATGTTGCAGGCCTAAATGCAGATGGCATGCGCTGGCAGATCGGCATCGAATCACCTGATTCTCTGAGCCACCAAGCCTATCAGATTGCCGACATCTCCAATCTTGGCATGGCGACCTCCGGTGACTATCGCAATTATTTCGAAGAAGATGGAACGCGTTACTCGCACATCATTGATTCGCACACCGGCAAGCCCATCTCTCATAGGACAGCGTCGGTAACTGTCGTGGCAGAAAACACCATGCTTGCGGACGCTTGGTCGACAGCAATGCTTGCGCTTGGCACCGATCGCGGACTGGAAATTGCGAACCGTCTCGACTTGGCCGTTCTGTTTATCGATCGGAACGCGAACAGCGGATCCAACGGCTTTGCATCGACAGCAAGCAACCGATTTGCGTCACTTAAGGCGTAG
- a CDS encoding Na(+)-translocating NADH-quinone reductase subunit A, with amino-acid sequence MQSFKLKKGLDLPVLGAPVQEIRPGQEVRTAAVIAADYIGLKPRLLVQEGDVVGSGAPLLFHKDTSEVLVTSPVSGRVKAVNRGARRVLISVEIEIDETAAEAVDFSDVGDVNTPEGLVERLCASGLWTSFRTRPYSKVPEPQTRPAAIFINAMDSEPLSADPAIAIGEAPEAFEKGLAAIASLSEGRTYLCHANGAQVPGQQAPGVEAVGFSGPHPAGLAGTHMHFLDAPSASKTVWTIGYQDVVAIGRLLETGKLDSTRIIALCGPRCSDPRLVRTVAGASMDDLCEGEVTGDEPVRLISGSILSGRLGEGGSAYLGRYARQVTVIEEDHKQIPLGWIRPMPSKFAFQPVLGSAFTKKLYALTSNLNGGRRAMVPLGTFEELMPQGILPTQMLRALLVMDTDQAQALGALEFDEEDLGLVGFACPAKYEYGTALRDCLTKIEKEG; translated from the coding sequence GTGCAAAGCTTTAAGCTCAAGAAAGGTCTCGATCTGCCGGTGCTGGGGGCGCCTGTCCAGGAGATTCGTCCGGGACAAGAGGTGCGAACTGCCGCGGTGATCGCCGCTGACTACATCGGACTCAAGCCCAGACTGCTTGTGCAGGAGGGAGACGTGGTTGGAAGCGGAGCTCCGCTTCTTTTCCACAAAGATACTTCCGAGGTGTTGGTGACATCTCCGGTGAGTGGTCGAGTAAAGGCCGTCAATCGCGGTGCGCGCCGGGTCTTGATCAGCGTCGAAATCGAGATCGACGAGACGGCTGCCGAGGCGGTAGATTTTTCCGATGTTGGGGATGTGAACACACCTGAAGGTCTGGTTGAGCGCTTGTGCGCCTCTGGACTGTGGACATCTTTCCGCACGCGCCCGTATTCGAAAGTGCCAGAGCCGCAAACTCGGCCGGCAGCTATTTTCATCAATGCCATGGATAGCGAACCACTTTCGGCCGATCCCGCCATCGCGATTGGCGAAGCCCCTGAGGCTTTTGAAAAAGGGCTGGCGGCGATTGCCTCATTGAGCGAGGGCAGGACCTATCTGTGCCACGCGAATGGAGCGCAGGTTCCTGGTCAGCAAGCTCCTGGCGTTGAAGCTGTTGGCTTCTCTGGGCCACACCCAGCTGGCCTTGCCGGCACTCATATGCATTTTCTGGATGCGCCGAGTGCATCGAAAACAGTCTGGACCATTGGCTATCAGGATGTAGTTGCGATTGGTCGGCTGCTGGAAACTGGCAAGCTCGATTCCACCAGAATTATTGCTCTGTGTGGACCTCGTTGCTCGGATCCGCGGTTGGTTCGAACCGTTGCCGGTGCATCTATGGATGACCTGTGTGAGGGCGAAGTGACGGGCGATGAGCCGGTCAGACTCATATCCGGCTCGATTCTTAGTGGCCGCTTGGGTGAGGGGGGCAGTGCGTATCTTGGACGGTATGCCCGGCAGGTCACTGTCATCGAAGAAGATCACAAGCAGATTCCACTTGGCTGGATTCGCCCCATGCCGTCGAAATTTGCTTTTCAACCGGTTCTTGGCTCCGCCTTCACGAAGAAGCTCTACGCACTGACCTCCAATTTGAACGGCGGGCGTCGCGCTATGGTGCCGCTTGGCACCTTCGAAGAGCTTATGCCGCAGGGTATCTTGCCGACCCAGATGCTTCGCGCACTCCTCGTGATGGACACCGATCAGGCACAGGCGCTTGGCGCGCTTGAGTTTGACGAAGAAGATCTTGGGCTGGTTGGCTTTGCCTGTCCCGCCAAGTACGAATATGGCACCGCGCTTCGCGACTGCCTCACCAAAATCGAAAAGGAGGGCTAG
- a CDS encoding NADH:ubiquinone reductase (Na(+)-transporting) subunit B, which translates to MGLRNFFDRIEPHFVNGGKYEKLFPIYEMVESFIYTPKTVTTVAPHARSYVDMKRIMTYVVIATIPCILVGLYNVGFQANMALENLEPSGWRAYVISALGIGFDPTNPFANFFHGLLYFLPIYITTLVVGGIWEVLFATVRGHEVNEGFLVTSMLYALIMPPTAPLWQVALGISFGVVIGKEVFGGTGKNFLNPALTGRAFLYFAYPAQMSGDTIWTPVDGFSGATALSVGSTQGYQQLAANGMDWMSSFIGLIQGSIGETSTLACFIGLVFLLVTKIANWRLVVGCLGGMIAFSLLLNFIGSDTNPMFAMPWYWHLVIGGYAFGLVFMVTEPVSASHTNLGRYIYGALIGFMVVMIRVINPAFPEGMMLAILFGNVFAPLIDYFVVQANIRRRAKLNV; encoded by the coding sequence TTGGGTCTTCGCAACTTCTTTGACCGTATAGAGCCTCACTTCGTCAACGGCGGAAAGTACGAGAAGCTCTTCCCCATCTATGAGATGGTGGAGAGCTTTATCTACACGCCTAAGACGGTGACGACGGTCGCCCCGCATGCCCGTTCCTATGTGGATATGAAGCGGATCATGACCTATGTGGTCATTGCTACGATCCCTTGTATTCTCGTGGGTCTCTATAATGTCGGCTTTCAGGCCAATATGGCGCTGGAAAATCTGGAGCCAAGTGGCTGGCGAGCCTATGTCATCAGCGCTCTGGGCATAGGGTTTGACCCGACAAATCCTTTTGCCAACTTCTTTCACGGCTTGCTTTATTTCCTGCCGATCTACATCACGACACTGGTCGTTGGTGGGATCTGGGAAGTGTTGTTTGCCACGGTACGTGGGCATGAAGTGAACGAGGGTTTCCTTGTTACCTCGATGCTCTATGCCTTGATCATGCCGCCGACGGCACCGCTCTGGCAGGTCGCTCTAGGCATTTCATTTGGTGTTGTGATCGGCAAGGAGGTTTTCGGCGGAACTGGGAAAAACTTCCTCAATCCGGCTCTGACCGGCCGAGCCTTCCTGTATTTCGCGTATCCGGCACAAATGTCGGGCGATACAATCTGGACGCCTGTGGACGGCTTTTCCGGTGCGACCGCGCTTTCGGTTGGCTCTACCCAAGGCTATCAGCAGTTGGCTGCCAACGGCATGGACTGGATGAGTTCCTTCATCGGTCTCATCCAGGGCTCCATCGGTGAAACCTCCACGTTGGCTTGCTTCATAGGCCTGGTTTTCCTTCTTGTGACCAAGATTGCCAACTGGCGCCTGGTGGTGGGCTGTCTGGGCGGTATGATTGCTTTCTCGCTGCTTTTGAACTTCATCGGTTCGGACACCAATCCGATGTTTGCCATGCCCTGGTACTGGCATTTGGTGATTGGCGGGTATGCGTTTGGTCTGGTTTTCATGGTGACAGAGCCGGTCTCGGCGTCGCACACCAACCTCGGACGCTATATCTATGGTGCCTTGATTGGGTTCATGGTGGTCATGATCCGTGTGATCAACCCGGCGTTTCCGGAAGGCATGATGCTCGCCATTCTGTTTGGCAATGTGTTCGCGCCACTGATCGACTATTTCGTGGTGCAAGCCAACATCAGGCGGAGGGCAAAACTCAATGTCTGA
- a CDS encoding Na(+)-translocating NADH-quinone reductase subunit C, with the protein MSDETQNKGLIARFLALPTDSVPKTVFVAVTLCLVASMIVSAVAVALRPVQEINKLKDKQINILQVAGVYDPNEDVVEAFQAFEPHVLELSTGAFTDQFDAATFDDRAAAVDPELSDALQVDPAGIGRQSRFVTIYLLRKDDGSLDKVILPLHGYGLWSTLYGFIALDADGNDIYGLQFYSHAETPGLGAEVDNPRWKALWKGKKLADEDGTLQITVSKSVPPAGSDFHVDALAGATLTSAGVDNLVRFWMGEAGYAPFLAKLKAGDI; encoded by the coding sequence ATGTCTGATGAGACCCAAAACAAGGGCCTGATTGCCCGTTTTCTGGCACTGCCAACCGATTCTGTACCGAAGACAGTCTTTGTTGCCGTAACACTTTGCCTCGTCGCCTCGATGATCGTCTCGGCGGTTGCGGTGGCGCTGCGTCCGGTTCAGGAGATTAACAAGCTCAAGGACAAGCAGATCAACATTCTGCAGGTTGCAGGTGTCTATGACCCGAATGAGGATGTGGTCGAGGCATTTCAAGCTTTCGAGCCGCATGTGCTTGAATTGTCTACTGGCGCGTTCACGGATCAGTTTGATGCCGCCACCTTTGATGACCGGGCTGCAGCTGTTGATCCAGAGCTGAGCGATGCATTGCAAGTTGATCCGGCGGGAATCGGCCGTCAGAGCCGGTTTGTCACCATTTATCTCCTGCGCAAGGACGATGGGTCCCTCGACAAGGTGATCCTGCCGCTCCACGGCTATGGCCTATGGTCGACCCTCTACGGCTTTATAGCGCTTGATGCTGATGGTAACGATATCTACGGGTTGCAGTTCTATAGTCACGCCGAGACGCCAGGCCTTGGCGCGGAAGTCGATAATCCGCGCTGGAAGGCGCTGTGGAAAGGCAAGAAGCTGGCCGACGAGGATGGAACACTACAGATTACGGTTTCCAAAAGTGTGCCGCCTGCAGGTTCTGACTTTCATGTCGATGCCCTTGCTGGTGCCACGTTGACGTCTGCTGGCGTCGATAATCTGGTTCGTTTCTGGATGGGTGAGGCGGGCTATGCGCCCTTCTTGGCAAAACTCAAGGCGGGAGACATCTAA